TTCCCGTTTTGTTTCCCTGGCCTCGCGCCGCATAAGCCGCCCGGCGGTCACGGCCCGCAGTCCCATCCGCGCCCGCACGCGCCGCGCCTCACGCTCCACACACCTGACGGCCCTGGTCATGATCTGCCTCCAGACGGTGCGGACAGGTCCGACAGGCCCGGAAAAGCCGCACGTAGGTGGGGTTTATGGGGGTGTACGGACGTTCCTGGTGCTCCCGGCACACGGCCGCGTCGATATCGCCCAGCACCGGGCAGGCCACGGCCGTGGCCATGAGGATCTCGCGCACCCGGCGTTCCATCTTGCCCGTGTCGCCGTAGGCGTTGGCCAGCACCCGGCACACCGCCGCAGGCGACACCCCGAGCCGCTTGGCCACGGCCCGGCCCGTGGAGGCGTCGCAGGCCGCCGCCAGGGCCTCGATCCAGTCCGGCGCGTAACCAGTCGAATCAACGTGGGCCTCGCGGGCCTTGGCCAGGGCGCTCACGACGCCTCCT
Above is a genomic segment from Desulfolutivibrio sulfodismutans DSM 3696 containing:
- a CDS encoding helix-turn-helix domain-containing protein, with the protein product MSALAKAREAHVDSTGYAPDWIEALAAACDASTGRAVAKRLGVSPAAVCRVLANAYGDTGKMERRVREILMATAVACPVLGDIDAAVCREHQERPYTPINPTYVRLFRACRTCPHRLEADHDQGRQVCGA